Genomic DNA from Callospermophilus lateralis isolate mCalLat2 chromosome 11, mCalLat2.hap1, whole genome shotgun sequence:
CTTGGTTAAATAATATTTAcctaaattgtgagaaaagtttctCCAGAATCAGATAATCCTTGAAATTCTGGATCGGTCATTCATTAGATTTGTATTCCATCCAATCTTTCCTTGGTTTTTGAAAATACAACCAAATAATATACTTATATCTCATTCTCCTTTTCCTGACACAAAAAGTAACAGCAAACTATACAACATTCTTTTACaacttgctttttttaaaaaaatacttaatataTGCTGGAGATCACATAACAATATGATAAAaatctttctcattttttaaaagttgcacAGTACTCACTGTATAAGCTGTAGTTTATTCAGTCATTTCTTTGTATTAGGTATTGGAACTGTTAACAGTCTTTTACAGCCTTAATAAGTGTTGTAGTGAATAGCCTTGTTCATCTGTCACCTcatttcatatatttggattttttgATGAGAAACTTTATAAAAGCATTGTTGGGAACATTAAAATGGTAATAGAACTGAACATAAGAAGGATTAAAAGACCAGAAACCTAGAAATTGTAACTGTTTACTAAGATGATAACTACCAATATTTATTACAGCAATAGGAattctatatataaaaaaaactggaaagCACTTTTTACTGATCCTGTTCTGATCCAAATGTAATCATTGCCTGCTCAACCACTGATGTATTGCTTCATCTGCATCTCTCCTCCTACCTTTCTTGTCATCTTTCCTACCTTCCGATTCTCCTGGATAGGGTATACTTGTTTTCTCTTCATACACTGTGCATTTGTTTCCCTCTATTTGCTTCTCTTTTGTGAATCACCCAAAAAAGTTCAAATCTACTCACTCCTTGAATGTGTGCTTTTCACCTTCATTAACTCTTAACCTATTACAGAACTGCTATTTTTTTGAGCACAGAAAATGAAGGAAATGTCCATTTCCAATATCTTTCAGACGTGGAGACTTTACCTGAGAGCAAAGATTCATCTTCAGTTCAAGATTTTTCCAAAGATGAATCACACCCAATTGCAATAATAGACAGACTGGCAAGAAATAGTGTCTGTGACTCCAACTTGGAAACAGCTCTTGAATGTGAAAACTGGTTAGAAAATCAGCAAGAAAACCAGGAGAAACACTTGAGAGAAATGTTTACCCACATGAATTCACTTCCTGAAGAAGAACATCATGAGCGTGATATATATTGGAAAACCTTTGGTCAGAAGTCTGTTCTTATCACTCAAGACAGAGTTCCAAAAGGATCTTATGCCTTTCACTCACTTGGGAAAAGATTGAAACAGAAATCAAATTTAATGAAAAAACAGAGAACGTATAAAGAGAAAAAACCTCATAAATGTAATGACTGTGGTGAACTTTTCACTTACCATTCAGTGCTTATTCGACACCAGAGAGTccatactggagagaaaccctatACTTGTAATGATTGTGGGAAATCTTTTAGCCACAGAGCTAATTTAACTAAACACCAGAGAACTCATACTAGAATTCTCTTTGCATGTAGTGAATGCAAGAAAACCTTCACAGAAAGCTCATCCCTTGCAATACACCAGAGAATTCACATTGGAGAGAGACCTTATGAATGCAATGAATGTGGGAAAGGTTTTAACCGAAGTACACATCTTGTGCAGCATCAGTTGATTCATACTGGAGTGAAACCTTATGAATGTAATGAATGTGATAAagcttttattcattcatcagcaCTCATTAAACATcaaagaactcacactggagagaagccctatagatgcctagaatgtggcaaagcctttAGCCATTGTTCATCCCTTACTAAGCATCAGAGAGTTCATACGGGAGAGAAGCCATATGAGTGTAATGAATGTGGGAAAACTTTTAGTCAGAGCACGCACCTTGTTCAGcatcagagaattcatactggagaaaaaccCTATGAGTGTCAAGAATGTGGGAAGACCTTTAGCCGGAGCTCAAATTTTGCTAAACATCAAAGAATTCATATTGGAAAGAAACCCTACAAATGTAgtgaatgtggaaaagccttcattcattcatcagctCTTATTCAACACCAAAGAACTCATACGGGAGAGAAACCCTTTAGATGTAATGAATGTGGGAAAAGCTTTAAGTGTAGTTCATCCCGCTTCAGACATCAAAGAACTCACTTAGAAGAGAAATCCTGAAAAATTACTGAATGGGAAGAAATGTAAGTACATTTTATTGCTGCATTAATATCTGAGTGTTTAGGTGGACCCATAATGTGCAAAGGCGAATGCTATGTACATCTAATTTCACTTGCCTAATATATAATTTCACCCATAGATCCAATTCCCCCTTTTCATGGTCATATGCCAGAGGCTTGTTGTACCCTCTCACTTtgaaagaaaatttttattttgtaacttAGGCTGAAATTTCATATCCTCATCAGAAAGATGAGATATTTTCTAACTTAGGCTGAAATTTCATATCCTCATCTGAAAGATGAGATTACTCTGAATCCAAAGTAGATtcctacatatacatatatatttttttctccagggtaccatttcttttattttagctATAGAAATTATGAAGGCCAAGAGTAGGAAGTTTCTTAGGATTTACTTCCTACTCTTTGATGGCTGCTGTCTAATTTGCTGAACATAACTAAAATGTATTTACAGCAAGTTCTAATTACATTTACGTGGATTATGTTGTTCATAGATTTAAATACTTGTTTTCCTTTGTTTGAGAGATTTTCCTGCATTTTCCAATTCCTTGAGAGTTACCCTGAAGTAGAGAGTGGGTCAGAATCTTAACTGTCTTTGTTAATCAAGTCTATCTTTTCTTAACCTTGTCAATGATTGAATCCTTGGTTTTC
This window encodes:
- the Znf286a gene encoding zinc finger protein 286A isoform X1; the protein is MEEVVIMETDLAEMSEKKAMSSQDSPLCQEKNTEEEEVAAMCLTARSQEKVTFKDVAMDFTPEEWGKLDPKQRDMMLENYRNLVSLWLPVSKPENYNLDSGKEPLKLERKTPKCSYSDVETLPESKDSSSVQDFSKDESHPIAIIDRLARNSVCDSNLETALECENWLENQQENQEKHLREMFTHMNSLPEEEHHERDIYWKTFGQKSVLITQDRVPKGSYAFHSLGKRLKQKSNLMKKQRTYKEKKPHKCNDCGELFTYHSVLIRHQRVHTGEKPYTCNDCGKSFSHRANLTKHQRTHTRILFACSECKKTFTESSSLAIHQRIHIGERPYECNECGKGFNRSTHLVQHQLIHTGVKPYECNECDKAFIHSSALIKHQRTHTGEKPYRCLECGKAFSHCSSLTKHQRVHTGEKPYECNECGKTFSQSTHLVQHQRIHTGEKPYECQECGKTFSRSSNFAKHQRIHIGKKPYKCSECGKAFIHSSALIQHQRTHTGEKPFRCNECGKSFKCSSSRFRHQRTHLEEKS
- the Znf286a gene encoding zinc finger protein 286A isoform X2, whose translation is MGAMSSQDSPLCQEKNTEEEEVAAMCLTARSQEKVTFKDVAMDFTPEEWGKLDPKQRDMMLENYRNLVSLWLPVSKPENYNLDSGKEPLKLERKTPKCSYSDVETLPESKDSSSVQDFSKDESHPIAIIDRLARNSVCDSNLETALECENWLENQQENQEKHLREMFTHMNSLPEEEHHERDIYWKTFGQKSVLITQDRVPKGSYAFHSLGKRLKQKSNLMKKQRTYKEKKPHKCNDCGELFTYHSVLIRHQRVHTGEKPYTCNDCGKSFSHRANLTKHQRTHTRILFACSECKKTFTESSSLAIHQRIHIGERPYECNECGKGFNRSTHLVQHQLIHTGVKPYECNECDKAFIHSSALIKHQRTHTGEKPYRCLECGKAFSHCSSLTKHQRVHTGEKPYECNECGKTFSQSTHLVQHQRIHTGEKPYECQECGKTFSRSSNFAKHQRIHIGKKPYKCSECGKAFIHSSALIQHQRTHTGEKPFRCNECGKSFKCSSSRFRHQRTHLEEKS